One genomic region from Listeria monocytogenes encodes:
- the eutD gene encoding ethanolamine utilization phosphate acetyltransferase EutD: protein MNNELITSLIEEVTRRALLETGVEVEASGRHVHLDRETVDALFGPGYELTHFRDLSQPGQYVCKERISIVGPKSVIHNVVILGPIRKKTQVEISSTDGTALGIKAPVRESGDIAGTPGILLLSAKNSVQLSEGLIVAKRHIHMTPADAEKQQVSQSEIVQVKINGDRPLIFDDVVVRISPDFATYMHIDYDEANACGFKKGIRGQIIKKTKAK from the coding sequence ATGAATAATGAGTTAATAACAAGCCTTATTGAAGAAGTCACTCGCCGCGCATTACTTGAAACTGGCGTAGAAGTAGAAGCATCTGGCCGTCACGTCCATTTAGATCGTGAAACAGTCGATGCACTATTTGGTCCTGGGTATGAACTTACTCATTTCCGTGACCTATCTCAACCGGGTCAATATGTTTGTAAAGAAAGAATTAGTATCGTTGGACCAAAAAGCGTTATTCATAACGTAGTAATCCTTGGACCAATCCGTAAGAAAACACAAGTAGAAATCAGTTCCACAGATGGTACGGCGCTTGGAATTAAAGCACCAGTTCGCGAAAGTGGAGACATAGCTGGAACACCAGGAATTTTACTTTTATCCGCAAAAAACAGCGTTCAATTATCAGAAGGACTTATTGTTGCAAAACGCCATATTCATATGACGCCTGCTGATGCAGAAAAACAACAAGTATCCCAAAGTGAAATTGTTCAAGTGAAAATTAACGGTGATAGACCACTAATTTTTGATGATGTTGTTGTTCGGATTAGCCCTGATTTTGCTACATATATGCACATTGATTATGACGAAGCCAACGCATGTGGTTTTAAAAAGGGAATTCGAGGTCAAATAATCAAGAAAACAAAGGCTAAATGA
- a CDS encoding TIGR02536 family ethanolamine utilization protein has protein sequence MSMELDALIKAVTEEVMRRLQLPEKKMIIMGQDSEHTLRQCYLKEYQVSLYDRSERACDILLLEELDIAELARISLFAPMNKKEQFITDHLLAGRPTWIMKSGIKAHAYKRSAKYGIRQLFQEYEEKLSRFGVEFIESPVKDTKESKVITEQDVEKLTKNKSEFILPKGSFLTPLAKDYLQENRISIKES, from the coding sequence ATGAGTATGGAACTAGACGCACTCATAAAAGCTGTCACCGAGGAAGTCATGAGACGATTACAACTTCCAGAGAAAAAAATGATTATCATGGGACAAGATTCAGAACACACTCTCAGACAGTGTTATCTAAAAGAATATCAAGTTTCGCTTTATGATCGTTCTGAACGTGCTTGTGACATTTTATTACTGGAAGAATTGGACATCGCTGAATTAGCTCGAATCAGTTTGTTTGCACCGATGAATAAAAAAGAACAATTTATTACAGACCATCTTTTAGCAGGGCGGCCTACTTGGATTATGAAGAGTGGCATCAAAGCGCATGCTTACAAACGTTCCGCTAAATATGGTATCAGACAACTTTTTCAAGAATATGAGGAGAAACTGAGCCGATTTGGTGTCGAATTTATCGAAAGTCCGGTAAAAGACACGAAAGAAAGCAAAGTTATCACCGAACAGGATGTTGAAAAACTGACTAAGAACAAAAGCGAATTCATTTTGCCTAAAGGAAGTTTCTTAACACCACTTGCAAAAGATTATTTACAGGAAAACCGAATAAGCATTAAAGAAAGTTAG
- a CDS encoding EutN/CcmL family microcompartment protein: MQIGKVTGSLWATRKDEKLNGLKLLLVEICTDETEDVRHSIVAADNAGAGNGDLVLVTTGSAARASTGDNRIPVDACIVGIIDSVERYG; encoded by the coding sequence ATGCAAATTGGAAAAGTTACCGGGAGTTTATGGGCAACAAGAAAAGACGAAAAACTGAATGGTTTAAAACTACTACTAGTAGAGATTTGTACCGATGAAACGGAAGATGTAAGACATTCCATAGTGGCAGCTGATAATGCCGGAGCAGGAAACGGCGATCTTGTGCTCGTTACAACTGGTAGCGCAGCACGAGCATCTACTGGGGACAACAGAATCCCAGTGGACGCATGTATCGTTGGCATTATCGACTCGGTAGAACGTTATGGCTGA
- a CDS encoding ethanolamine utilization microcompartment shell protein: protein MAEQSLGILELRSISKGYEMADVFLKAGNVTLFTFRPTCPGKFLIILQGASGELTSAMQDAKEEAGKFHVSSYILHMAHEELLAFLNNKHPKVEVDAVGIIEISQLGAGLNAVNEALKKSAIHLKRMTLGASIGGKFVAVFTGEVSAIQEGMRILIETAEPKKVIHHTVIPSPDELLKRYL from the coding sequence ATGGCTGAACAGTCCTTAGGTATTCTTGAACTCAGGAGTATAAGTAAAGGTTACGAAATGGCCGATGTTTTCTTGAAAGCAGGCAATGTAACTTTATTTACTTTTCGTCCTACATGTCCTGGTAAATTTTTGATTATTTTGCAAGGTGCTTCCGGTGAACTTACTAGTGCAATGCAGGATGCAAAAGAAGAAGCTGGAAAATTTCATGTTTCTTCTTATATTTTGCATATGGCGCACGAAGAATTACTTGCTTTTCTAAACAATAAACACCCTAAAGTGGAAGTTGACGCAGTAGGAATTATCGAAATCAGTCAGTTGGGTGCTGGGCTAAATGCGGTCAATGAAGCGCTGAAAAAATCAGCTATTCATTTAAAACGAATGACACTCGGTGCTTCGATTGGTGGGAAATTTGTGGCTGTTTTTACAGGGGAAGTTAGTGCTATTCAAGAAGGGATGCGGATTCTAATTGAAACCGCCGAACCAAAAAAGGTGATACATCATACGGTCATTCCTTCTCCTGATGAACTTTTAAAACGCTATCTATAG
- the eutH gene encoding ethanolamine utilization protein EutH → MSINEIIIYLMVIFMILGAIDKIIGNKFGLGAQFEEGIMAMGSLTLAMVGIITLAPVLAKILSPIVVPIYTALGADPAMFATTLLANDMGGFALAQELALTPDAGLFAGAILGSMMGPTIVFTIPVALGIIKKEDHKYLATGVLSGIITIPIGCLIGGLVAGFSPIMIFKNLVPIILVAALIMLGLWFKPEGMIKGFTIFGKGVVIVATIGLVAGAIQQLTGLTIIPGIAPIGEGIEIVGGIALVLAGAFCLVFVITKVFNKPLMKMGKLLGMNEVAAAGMVATLANSIPMFQMLKDMDERGKIINVAFAVSAAFVLGDHLGFTAGVAQDMIFPMIVGKLVGGVTAVAVGIYMANRMMKKNKAKEQTAVKDNG, encoded by the coding sequence TTGAGCATTAATGAAATTATTATTTATTTAATGGTAATCTTTATGATTCTAGGAGCCATTGACAAAATTATCGGCAACAAATTTGGCTTAGGTGCACAATTTGAAGAAGGTATTATGGCAATGGGTTCGCTAACTTTAGCAATGGTCGGTATCATTACATTAGCACCAGTCTTAGCAAAAATTTTAAGCCCGATTGTTGTACCAATTTATACGGCACTTGGGGCTGACCCGGCAATGTTTGCAACAACGTTACTTGCGAATGACATGGGTGGTTTTGCGCTAGCTCAAGAACTTGCGCTAACCCCTGATGCTGGTCTTTTTGCAGGAGCCATTTTAGGATCCATGATGGGACCAACAATCGTTTTCACAATTCCAGTAGCACTAGGAATTATTAAAAAAGAAGATCACAAATATTTAGCAACGGGTGTATTATCTGGTATTATTACGATTCCAATTGGTTGTTTAATCGGTGGACTTGTAGCTGGATTCTCTCCAATCATGATTTTCAAAAACTTAGTACCAATTATTCTTGTAGCTGCCCTTATTATGTTAGGCCTTTGGTTCAAACCAGAAGGCATGATTAAAGGCTTCACTATTTTTGGAAAAGGGGTAGTAATCGTTGCTACTATTGGGCTAGTTGCTGGAGCTATTCAACAACTTACTGGTTTAACTATTATTCCAGGAATTGCGCCAATTGGTGAAGGTATTGAAATCGTAGGTGGAATCGCACTAGTTCTGGCTGGGGCATTCTGTTTGGTCTTCGTCATTACGAAAGTTTTCAACAAGCCACTTATGAAAATGGGTAAATTGCTAGGTATGAATGAAGTTGCGGCAGCTGGTATGGTTGCTACACTTGCAAATAGTATCCCAATGTTCCAAATGCTAAAAGATATGGACGAACGCGGTAAAATTATTAACGTTGCTTTTGCAGTATCTGCGGCCTTTGTTTTAGGTGATCATCTAGGATTTACAGCTGGGGTTGCCCAAGATATGATTTTCCCAATGATTGTCGGAAAACTTGTCGGAGGAGTAACTGCCGTAGCTGTCGGTATCTATATGGCTAACCGAATGATGAAGAAAAATAAAGCAAAAGAACAAACGGCGGTGAAAGATAATGGCTGA
- a CDS encoding cupin domain-containing protein, with translation MADISKELIEQLVKQVVLEKMGQSSKHVDPSGILSVKLPVVKVSEEDRLDTGNPSDVVYTKDLVTLEESKRLGFGLMEMKDTTFDWFLDYDEVDYVIEGRLDVVIDGRTVSAGPGEIIFIPKGSQIKFSVTGEARFIYVTYPADWQS, from the coding sequence ATGGCTGATATTAGTAAAGAATTAATTGAGCAGCTAGTAAAACAAGTTGTCCTAGAAAAAATGGGTCAAAGTTCCAAACATGTTGATCCAAGTGGTATTTTATCGGTGAAACTTCCCGTAGTGAAAGTTTCAGAGGAAGATCGACTAGATACAGGAAATCCTAGCGATGTTGTTTATACAAAAGATTTAGTAACACTAGAAGAAAGTAAACGTCTAGGTTTTGGTCTAATGGAAATGAAAGATACAACATTCGATTGGTTCTTGGATTATGATGAAGTAGACTATGTTATTGAAGGCAGACTAGATGTTGTCATTGATGGCCGAACTGTTTCAGCAGGACCAGGAGAAATTATTTTCATTCCTAAAGGTAGCCAAATCAAGTTTTCCGTAACTGGTGAAGCAAGATTTATTTATGTTACTTATCCGGCTGATTGGCAGTCATAA
- a CDS encoding DUF6270 domain-containing protein → MLTKIATYGCCATRDLFNKAFVSDWKNHFQLVSYQQHCSIVSLMSKPIDIELGEELQGELSNFEKSVFKQDVLKSFLETLKTTQPEYLVLDFHVDTFNGFIELTDGGIITNRIVRYKKLDIFNKMEARKVFSPLENTTEFRKRWIQSFNRFMQFMKENCPNTQIIINRLEVARMYYSLDNQMESMIERRKTKDHHTAETLAKIDECIDYFERYAMNNFDLQSLDFNSEEYFGAENNPWGTCYMHYNPYYYKKKFKDLWNIVENHFHAPTKLASFAPGGLAKQIPLGVTKLSDMDEVGVYYLTNATYLQMEDRPTTDNAGYFFIVYPRNGKNGYMQELRKSTAAFSIQIFVRITDGKESSKWNMVNSGFRTLTIPDVTSISEITEAGEYYITAEQVKKLQDHPTKKNGWFLTVSKKNHDSLKQLLTKNTQNDNAFEEYVRLVNVEKRTNLKWRKYHFDEANFSIIVAIRNFKNKVVRRLKLTKA, encoded by the coding sequence ATGCTTACTAAAATAGCTACTTATGGTTGTTGTGCAACAAGGGATTTGTTCAATAAAGCATTTGTTAGTGATTGGAAAAATCATTTTCAATTAGTGTCATATCAACAGCATTGCAGTATTGTTTCACTAATGTCAAAGCCAATTGATATCGAACTAGGAGAAGAACTGCAGGGAGAGTTAAGTAACTTTGAAAAAAGTGTATTTAAACAAGACGTATTAAAATCTTTTTTAGAAACTTTAAAAACAACTCAACCAGAATATTTAGTGTTAGATTTTCATGTGGATACATTCAATGGTTTTATTGAACTCACTGATGGGGGGATTATCACTAATCGAATCGTCCGCTATAAGAAATTGGATATTTTTAATAAAATGGAAGCAAGGAAAGTTTTTTCGCCGTTAGAAAATACGACTGAGTTTAGAAAACGTTGGATACAGAGTTTTAACCGTTTTATGCAATTTATGAAAGAAAATTGCCCTAATACCCAAATTATCATTAATAGGTTAGAGGTTGCACGAATGTATTATTCTTTAGATAACCAAATGGAAAGCATGATAGAACGTAGAAAAACAAAAGATCACCATACTGCTGAGACATTAGCTAAAATTGATGAGTGCATAGATTACTTTGAGCGTTATGCTATGAATAATTTTGATTTACAGTCATTGGACTTTAATTCCGAAGAATACTTTGGTGCAGAAAATAATCCATGGGGAACCTGTTATATGCATTACAATCCCTATTATTATAAAAAAAAGTTTAAAGATTTATGGAATATAGTTGAAAATCATTTTCATGCACCAACAAAATTAGCTAGTTTTGCACCTGGAGGCCTTGCGAAACAAATTCCATTAGGTGTGACCAAATTATCTGATATGGATGAAGTAGGAGTATATTATTTAACAAATGCTACTTACTTACAAATGGAGGATCGACCGACAACAGATAATGCAGGTTATTTTTTCATTGTTTATCCGCGAAATGGGAAAAATGGGTATATGCAAGAGCTGAGAAAATCAACAGCAGCTTTTTCCATTCAAATTTTTGTCCGAATTACTGATGGAAAAGAGAGTTCTAAATGGAACATGGTAAATAGTGGCTTTCGAACACTCACAATACCTGATGTGACTTCTATTTCTGAAATTACAGAGGCTGGAGAATATTATATTACTGCAGAACAGGTTAAGAAACTTCAGGATCATCCTACAAAGAAAAATGGTTGGTTTCTAACAGTTTCTAAGAAAAATCATGATAGCCTAAAACAATTGTTAACAAAAAATACTCAAAATGACAATGCCTTTGAAGAATATGTTCGACTTGTAAACGTGGAAAAAAGAACAAACTTAAAATGGCGTAAATATCATTTTGATGAAGCAAACTTTTCGATTATAGTTGCTATACGTAACTTTAAAAACAAAGTGGTACGAAGATTAAAATTAACAAAAGCATAA
- a CDS encoding AraC family transcriptional regulator, producing the protein MEKEKVVNIQPLMDSQVESQFTQQIQEDFNKKNPDHSALLHSLETVEVLDVLSDYYTAHEKQKQPPKETTSPSKSNGEHKEIKQAIRYIKKNIHRSITLEEVANHVYLSPFYLSKLFKNELNINFINYVNEQKMLYAKEQLEKSDWAVHTIAKNLGFSRASYFCKVFKKEFKMTPKEYRDSLK; encoded by the coding sequence TTGGAGAAAGAAAAAGTTGTAAATATTCAACCTTTGATGGATAGTCAAGTAGAGAGTCAATTTACCCAACAAATTCAAGAAGATTTCAACAAAAAAAATCCAGATCACTCTGCCCTACTTCATTCACTCGAAACAGTTGAAGTGCTTGATGTTTTAAGCGATTATTACACAGCACATGAAAAACAAAAACAACCACCAAAGGAAACTACTTCTCCTAGTAAAAGTAACGGCGAACATAAAGAAATTAAACAAGCCATACGTTATATTAAGAAAAACATTCATCGTTCGATTACTTTAGAAGAAGTAGCTAATCACGTCTATTTAAGCCCTTTCTATTTAAGTAAACTGTTTAAAAATGAGTTGAATATCAACTTTATTAATTACGTTAATGAACAAAAAATGCTTTATGCAAAAGAGCAACTAGAAAAAAGCGACTGGGCTGTTCATACAATTGCCAAAAACTTAGGCTTCTCACGTGCTAGCTATTTTTGTAAAGTTTTCAAAAAAGAATTTAAAATGACCCCAAAAGAATATCGTGATTCACTCAAATAA
- a CDS encoding ECF transporter S component produces the protein MKIQKLVLCAMLIAMCVIGANIKLMGSVAFDAAPAFIGTLLLGPMYGAVLGIFGHLTSALLAGFPLTLPIHLIVAGMMGVTMIAYGFTRQKLAEKNQLLAISVSSIVAFVFNCPLSLLALYPLMHQAVFVLFPVLAIGSVCNIFVAEVVYQVLPERWKRRIAGY, from the coding sequence TTGAAAATTCAAAAATTAGTCTTATGTGCGATGTTGATTGCGATGTGTGTAATTGGCGCGAACATAAAATTAATGGGTTCTGTTGCATTTGACGCAGCTCCAGCTTTTATTGGAACATTGCTGCTTGGTCCGATGTACGGTGCAGTGCTTGGGATTTTCGGTCATTTAACATCAGCTTTACTAGCGGGTTTTCCGCTCACACTACCAATTCATTTGATTGTCGCTGGAATGATGGGCGTAACAATGATCGCTTATGGATTTACACGCCAAAAACTAGCAGAAAAGAATCAACTACTTGCGATTAGTGTTTCTAGTATTGTTGCTTTTGTTTTTAATTGTCCATTATCATTACTTGCACTTTACCCATTAATGCATCAAGCGGTGTTTGTTTTATTCCCAGTGCTTGCTATTGGTTCGGTTTGCAATATTTTTGTTGCAGAAGTCGTTTACCAAGTATTGCCAGAACGCTGGAAAAGACGAATTGCCGGGTACTAA
- a CDS encoding cobyrinate a,c-diamide synthase produces the protein MNKILIAAASSGTGKTTVTLGIMHALKKRGLRVQPFKVGPDYIDTNYHQAITGVASINLDSFLIDDDAMLAALFEKHGQSADISVIEGVMGLFDGLGIDRDNSSTSFIAKCTKTPVILVVDGKAISTSAAAIVDGFNRFDPELTIAGVIINRVASENHFSLIKGAIERYTDVPVLGYLPKNAAVALPERHLGLVPKEEMTELETKWELLGDLIAEHVDLDRLLAISKTGAKLTVHPPEIQVPDFSGMRVAYALDAAFHFYYQDNLDLIRSTGATLIPFSPLEEREVPDADFIYIGGGFPEVFAEQLAKNKSMRESILAAHEQGKPIYAECGGLMYLGSSLEMEAESYEMVGVFDGVSKMTTRLRKFGYCIAEPLEDTLLGKKGTAIRGHEFHHSVFETNEPTRMKLTKKRDGEIVKEWHGGYQKGNTFASYLHIHFYQNLSIITHMFGAIER, from the coding sequence ATGAACAAAATCTTAATTGCGGCTGCATCAAGTGGGACTGGTAAAACGACTGTCACGCTTGGCATTATGCATGCACTTAAAAAAAGAGGCTTGCGTGTTCAACCATTTAAAGTAGGTCCTGATTATATTGATACAAATTATCATCAAGCGATAACAGGCGTTGCATCCATTAATTTAGACAGCTTTCTAATTGATGATGATGCTATGCTCGCTGCTCTTTTTGAAAAACACGGGCAATCAGCTGATATTTCGGTGATTGAAGGTGTAATGGGGCTGTTTGATGGGCTTGGTATTGATCGTGATAATTCGAGTACATCTTTTATTGCTAAATGCACGAAAACGCCTGTAATTTTAGTCGTGGATGGTAAAGCAATATCCACTTCTGCGGCGGCAATTGTGGATGGATTTAATCGTTTTGATCCGGAATTAACCATTGCTGGGGTGATTATTAATCGAGTTGCTTCAGAAAACCATTTTTCATTGATAAAAGGGGCGATTGAACGTTATACGGATGTACCTGTTTTAGGGTATTTGCCGAAAAATGCGGCGGTGGCACTTCCAGAACGTCATCTCGGACTAGTGCCAAAAGAGGAAATGACGGAATTAGAAACGAAATGGGAGTTACTTGGTGATTTAATTGCGGAACATGTTGATTTAGATAGGTTGTTGGCGATTAGTAAGACTGGCGCGAAATTGACCGTACACCCACCAGAAATACAAGTACCGGACTTTTCGGGAATGCGCGTTGCTTATGCCCTCGACGCCGCATTTCATTTTTACTATCAAGATAACTTGGATTTGATTCGTTCAACTGGAGCCACACTGATTCCGTTTAGTCCGCTAGAAGAAAGGGAAGTTCCGGACGCTGATTTTATTTATATCGGTGGTGGATTTCCGGAGGTTTTTGCGGAACAGCTAGCGAAGAACAAGTCAATGCGCGAATCGATTTTGGCGGCGCATGAACAAGGCAAGCCAATATATGCCGAGTGTGGCGGATTGATGTATCTTGGTTCGAGTTTAGAAATGGAAGCTGAATCCTATGAAATGGTAGGGGTTTTTGATGGGGTTAGTAAGATGACAACGCGGCTTCGGAAGTTTGGCTACTGTATCGCGGAACCTTTAGAAGACACACTACTTGGTAAAAAAGGGACAGCTATTCGCGGTCATGAATTTCATCATTCTGTTTTTGAAACGAACGAACCAACACGTATGAAATTAACGAAAAAGCGGGATGGCGAAATTGTCAAAGAATGGCACGGCGGTTATCAAAAAGGTAATACGTTCGCTAGTTACCTGCATATCCATTTCTATCAAAATCTATCGATAATAACGCATATGTTTGGAGCGATAGAGCGATGA
- the cbiB gene encoding adenosylcobinamide-phosphate synthase CbiB has protein sequence MILLFYTSSFILDCLLGDPYSWPHPIKAIGNLIKWLTTILRKIFHGKSLYFAGGLLFVFTVGMTGVVSWFILFLSAKIAYWLYVAVFVYLGYTTLAMTCLAKEARKIQRTLADGNLAAARVQVGMIVGRDTDKLTAEQISKATIETVAENTADGVIAPLFYLFIGGPVLALMYKAVNTLDSMVGYKYEKYRAIGFVSAKMDDVVNFIPARLSWLFLVIASFILRYNGRASWRVGLRDRKNHTSPNCAYPEGAVAGALGITLGGTHEYFGETVVKPTIGSGTKPVSEKEISQTIHLLYMASTIAFIMFASIYLLLF, from the coding sequence ATGATATTGTTATTTTATACGTCATCATTCATTTTAGATTGCTTATTAGGTGACCCATATAGCTGGCCGCATCCTATTAAAGCAATCGGTAACTTGATTAAGTGGTTGACTACTATTTTACGAAAAATCTTTCATGGTAAATCACTGTATTTTGCCGGGGGATTGCTATTTGTTTTCACGGTTGGTATGACCGGAGTTGTATCCTGGTTCATTCTATTTCTTAGTGCCAAAATTGCTTACTGGCTTTACGTAGCTGTTTTTGTTTACTTAGGCTATACGACGCTTGCGATGACTTGCCTTGCGAAAGAGGCTCGGAAAATTCAGCGGACATTGGCGGACGGGAATTTGGCAGCTGCAAGAGTGCAAGTAGGAATGATTGTTGGTCGGGATACAGATAAGTTAACAGCAGAACAAATCAGTAAAGCAACGATAGAGACAGTGGCGGAAAATACAGCGGATGGCGTTATCGCACCACTTTTTTACTTATTCATTGGTGGGCCGGTGCTTGCTTTGATGTATAAAGCGGTTAATACACTGGATTCGATGGTCGGTTATAAATATGAAAAATATCGTGCAATTGGTTTTGTTTCCGCGAAAATGGATGATGTTGTCAATTTTATTCCAGCCAGATTGTCTTGGCTTTTCTTAGTCATTGCGAGTTTTATTTTAAGGTATAACGGACGTGCATCTTGGCGAGTAGGTCTCCGTGATAGAAAAAATCATACGAGTCCTAATTGTGCTTATCCTGAAGGTGCAGTAGCAGGCGCGCTTGGGATCACGCTTGGTGGAACGCATGAGTACTTCGGCGAAACAGTCGTTAAACCAACCATTGGAAGTGGAACTAAACCCGTTTCAGAAAAAGAAATTAGCCAAACGATTCATTTGCTATACATGGCTTCAACGATCGCTTTTATTATGTTTGCAAGTATTTATCTACTATTATTTTAA
- a CDS encoding cobalt-precorrin-8 methylmutase yields MNYIKNPAKIEEKSFEIIQQIIDDIRPDYTFQNKLEEAIIKRAIHTTADFDYLDSLVFQQDAIAKIIHVLQNKGTIFTDTNMALSGINKRLLDELGCKYHCYVSDPETMEIAKQHGITRSMAGIKLASLKDGPKLFVLGNAPTAVYKIIEMVESGQLQADAVVAVPVGFVGAAECKEEILETDIPAIVARGRKGGSNLAAAIINAILITM; encoded by the coding sequence ATGAACTATATTAAGAATCCAGCCAAAATTGAGGAGAAAAGCTTTGAAATTATTCAACAAATTATTGATGATATTCGTCCAGATTACACATTTCAAAACAAGTTAGAGGAAGCGATAATCAAACGTGCAATACATACGACGGCAGATTTTGATTACTTGGATAGCCTCGTTTTTCAACAAGACGCTATTGCAAAAATCATTCATGTTCTTCAAAATAAAGGAACTATTTTTACGGATACAAATATGGCGCTTAGTGGAATTAATAAACGACTTTTAGATGAACTTGGGTGTAAATATCATTGTTATGTGAGTGATCCAGAGACGATGGAGATTGCCAAACAGCATGGGATTACACGCTCTATGGCTGGAATTAAACTCGCTTCTTTAAAAGATGGACCGAAACTATTTGTCCTCGGAAATGCGCCAACTGCTGTATATAAAATTATCGAAATGGTAGAAAGTGGTCAATTGCAAGCGGATGCGGTTGTTGCAGTACCGGTTGGTTTTGTCGGAGCGGCTGAATGTAAGGAAGAGATTTTGGAAACAGATATCCCAGCCATTGTCGCACGCGGTAGAAAAGGCGGTAGTAATCTTGCTGCAGCGATCATTAATGCAATCTTGATTACGATGTAA
- the cbiD gene encoding cobalt-precorrin-5B (C(1))-methyltransferase CbiD, with protein sequence MEDFIYYNGKKYRKGYTTGTCAAAAAKACVEMILTQEEVSAVQVTTTGGTILEIPVAYQKFSKDKATAAVQKDGGDDIDATHGMWIFVDVDLTDNAEVVLDGGVGIGRATQKGISVAVGEAAINPAPRKNILATVRESLGENRGAKILVYAPEGEERAKRTMNSNLGIIGGISILGTTGIVTPMSDEGWKKSLSMELEMKRNQGLDQIILVPGNYGDDFVQNTLGFSSGNIVSMSNFVGYMLKETQRLAFKKVLMVGHFGKLVKVSAGIFTTYSKDADARAEILVANLALLGAPLSLLQAVEKCNTTEAAGELIEEAGFTQVYEVIAQKIKARSERFLKFTKPSVEIDVVTFSTERGLLAATKDIDVLREEWR encoded by the coding sequence ATGGAAGATTTTATTTATTATAACGGAAAAAAATACCGCAAAGGCTATACAACTGGTACGTGTGCGGCAGCTGCGGCTAAAGCTTGTGTGGAAATGATTCTAACCCAAGAAGAAGTGAGCGCGGTACAAGTCACAACTACTGGCGGAACGATTCTGGAAATCCCCGTGGCGTATCAAAAGTTTTCGAAAGACAAAGCCACAGCAGCGGTTCAAAAAGATGGTGGCGATGATATTGATGCGACACACGGAATGTGGATTTTTGTAGATGTAGATTTAACCGACAACGCGGAAGTCGTATTAGATGGTGGTGTTGGTATCGGTCGCGCTACGCAAAAAGGAATTTCTGTGGCAGTGGGAGAAGCGGCGATTAATCCGGCACCGCGGAAAAATATTTTAGCAACCGTACGCGAATCACTTGGCGAAAATCGTGGTGCAAAGATATTAGTCTATGCACCAGAAGGAGAAGAGCGCGCGAAACGAACCATGAATAGCAACTTAGGGATTATCGGTGGAATTTCTATTTTAGGAACGACGGGCATTGTTACCCCTATGTCGGATGAAGGCTGGAAAAAATCATTATCGATGGAACTTGAAATGAAGCGTAATCAAGGACTTGACCAAATTATTCTTGTTCCTGGTAATTACGGGGATGATTTTGTTCAAAATACACTTGGTTTTTCAAGTGGAAATATTGTTTCCATGAGTAATTTCGTTGGTTATATGCTAAAAGAAACACAGCGTCTAGCTTTCAAAAAAGTGCTAATGGTTGGCCATTTTGGCAAATTGGTGAAGGTTTCAGCAGGTATTTTTACGACGTACAGTAAAGATGCAGATGCGCGGGCGGAAATTTTAGTTGCTAATTTAGCATTGCTCGGTGCGCCGCTATCGCTTTTACAAGCAGTGGAGAAGTGCAATACGACAGAAGCAGCAGGCGAATTAATTGAAGAAGCAGGTTTTACACAAGTATATGAAGTAATTGCACAAAAAATTAAAGCGAGATCAGAGCGGTTTTTGAAATTCACGAAACCTAGTGTGGAAATTGATGTGGTTACTTTTTCGACCGAGCGTGGTTTACTTGCTGCAACGAAAGATATCGATGTACTCCGGGAGGAATGGCGATGA